In one Caballeronia sp. M1242 genomic region, the following are encoded:
- a CDS encoding TonB family protein: MSRPHTHYDNLKVSRNAPPEVIRAAYKALSQRYHPDKNSSPDATRIMKILNEAYEVLGDADRRQRYDASLIDADEPVRRASGEEQQHDAEPPESEKHEQAHSSTPHPTAAEVPPSSASTTGAKKRTGWFWIVGILVAVFIRMVVGASHSSSNSETAAPARYANSGGSDLSSKAPVALPATPVPEEPKVITSFDCKKAHSTSEKLICSDAELASLDLDLATVFAQAKATTPDKKGFADAARKAWNWRNANCFNKSCLVTWYTEQRDRLVAIMNQPVESATASEPPIVNANATTSGQSGFIGTAQPIPDSTQAAPSSFYAERAKRRVRPNIIWAGDTSGLETVIAVRLGKTGTLLSAIVSRSSGNPQWDDAALRAVERSDPMPLDVSGEAPASFTITLSPNGDSPARQSGREKAIAWVHAIKAQHPDADSAYESARRNLAAIKASCSDAILLQQTPHRPSEYRPVIMFLSQQCGFIASYWPETNEEQISFDSTMIENWRGYCSSGGPMQTTCVRSAGA; encoded by the coding sequence ATGTCTCGACCGCACACTCACTACGACAATTTAAAGGTATCCCGCAACGCGCCGCCCGAGGTCATCCGAGCAGCTTATAAAGCGTTGAGCCAGCGGTACCATCCGGACAAGAACAGCAGTCCGGACGCCACGCGGATCATGAAGATTCTGAATGAGGCGTATGAGGTCTTGGGCGACGCTGACAGGCGCCAGCGATATGACGCAAGCCTCATCGATGCGGACGAACCCGTCCGTCGGGCTTCCGGCGAAGAGCAGCAACACGACGCTGAGCCGCCCGAGAGTGAGAAGCACGAACAAGCACATTCATCGACGCCCCATCCGACGGCTGCGGAAGTCCCTCCGAGCTCAGCTTCGACTACCGGTGCCAAGAAGCGCACCGGTTGGTTTTGGATCGTCGGCATTTTGGTTGCTGTCTTCATCCGCATGGTGGTGGGCGCGTCGCACAGTTCGAGCAACAGCGAAACCGCAGCGCCGGCGCGATATGCAAACAGCGGGGGCAGCGATTTATCCTCTAAGGCGCCCGTTGCGCTCCCTGCTACACCTGTCCCCGAAGAGCCGAAGGTCATCACCAGCTTCGACTGCAAGAAAGCCCATTCAACGTCCGAGAAACTGATTTGCAGCGACGCCGAACTTGCGTCTCTGGATCTGGACCTTGCAACGGTTTTCGCCCAGGCAAAGGCAACTACACCCGACAAGAAGGGCTTTGCAGACGCCGCTCGAAAGGCATGGAACTGGAGAAACGCCAATTGCTTTAACAAGTCGTGTCTTGTGACCTGGTACACCGAACAGCGCGATCGCCTTGTTGCAATAATGAACCAACCTGTAGAGTCGGCAACCGCTTCGGAGCCGCCAATCGTCAATGCAAATGCGACAACTTCCGGTCAGAGCGGATTTATCGGCACGGCACAACCGATTCCAGACTCGACCCAGGCGGCTCCCTCGAGCTTTTATGCAGAAAGAGCGAAGCGCCGAGTTCGGCCGAACATCATTTGGGCCGGCGATACCAGCGGACTAGAGACAGTAATCGCGGTCCGTCTCGGGAAGACGGGCACCCTTTTGTCCGCGATTGTTTCGCGCTCGAGCGGGAATCCGCAATGGGATGACGCTGCGCTTCGTGCCGTCGAGAGGTCGGACCCGATGCCGCTTGACGTTTCGGGAGAAGCTCCTGCTTCGTTCACGATAACGTTAAGCCCGAACGGCGACAGCCCAGCGCGTCAGTCCGGTCGCGAAAAGGCTATCGCCTGGGTCCACGCGATAAAGGCGCAGCATCCCGACGCAGACAGTGCATACGAGTCGGCTAGAAGGAATCTGGCCGCAATTAAAGCTTCATGTTCGGATGCGATCTTGCTCCAGCAGACACCGCACAGGCCTAGCGAATACCGACCTGTGATCATGTTTCTCAGCCAGCAATGCGGCTTCATAGCGAGCTATTGGCCGGAAACCAACGAAGAGCAGATTTCGTTTGACTCGACGATGATTGAGAACTGGCGCGGTTATTGTTCGTCGGGCGGCCCAATGCAAACTACCTGTGTTAGAAGCGCGGGAGCGTAG
- a CDS encoding TniQ family protein, which yields MEDDNCPPRSALYAFPPIGVGTADVESLTSYFCRLAVAHCVSSTDLLHRISKSCGWSAPPKNFWKDVNLSGMGDVAERYACALSAMTSVERLDLLTLRPWRNVIAQSSKPPATTRWCAACFEEDLVQGGMPYFRLAWDVGDIDVCAKHGTRLPDACSDCGRTGARNNAACVVPGWCCYCGAPLGRVQEAHASASAAETWKAAQVGQLLAAQASIISAPDRGAMMERVRKLVDQLDDGMSARFARRIGSNKSTVHYWFKQGVPTLAAHLRIASQTGVSLLALLTGCVDGEVPCLRETPSLAELFPDYRKRASPRQRDGAGIKEQMDKVRQSDIPISVREAARQLEVHRRQLYRIDNAKAGVIAAKWTAQQRGRSEVHRLEAGKAIEAAVEDILATGRAPNLRELQQLVPREVLGGVRGVFAMIQEGTRKIEESKSATLP from the coding sequence ATGGAAGACGACAATTGCCCTCCACGCTCGGCGCTTTATGCATTCCCGCCCATCGGCGTCGGAACCGCGGATGTGGAGAGCCTCACGAGCTACTTCTGCCGCCTCGCAGTGGCACATTGCGTATCTTCAACAGACTTGTTGCACAGAATTTCGAAGTCGTGCGGTTGGTCGGCTCCGCCAAAAAACTTCTGGAAGGATGTGAACCTCAGCGGCATGGGGGATGTCGCGGAACGATATGCGTGCGCGTTGTCGGCGATGACGAGCGTCGAGCGTCTCGACTTGTTGACGCTCCGTCCTTGGCGCAACGTGATCGCACAAAGCAGCAAGCCGCCGGCGACGACTCGATGGTGCGCCGCGTGCTTCGAAGAGGACTTGGTTCAAGGAGGAATGCCCTATTTCCGACTCGCGTGGGATGTCGGCGACATCGATGTTTGCGCAAAGCATGGCACCCGACTCCCGGATGCCTGCTCAGACTGCGGCCGTACCGGGGCGAGGAACAACGCTGCATGCGTTGTTCCTGGATGGTGCTGCTACTGCGGAGCACCTCTCGGCAGAGTTCAAGAGGCGCATGCATCAGCGTCTGCTGCCGAGACGTGGAAAGCTGCGCAGGTCGGGCAGCTTCTGGCCGCGCAGGCTTCGATAATCTCGGCACCGGATCGCGGCGCCATGATGGAGCGAGTTCGGAAGCTTGTCGACCAACTCGACGACGGGATGAGCGCAAGGTTCGCGCGGCGTATCGGCTCGAACAAGTCAACCGTGCATTACTGGTTCAAGCAAGGCGTCCCCACACTTGCGGCTCACTTGCGTATCGCATCGCAGACGGGCGTGTCGCTCCTGGCGCTGCTGACTGGATGTGTTGATGGCGAGGTTCCGTGCTTGCGTGAAACTCCTTCGTTGGCAGAACTGTTCCCCGACTACAGGAAGCGCGCATCGCCGCGCCAGCGCGACGGCGCCGGCATCAAGGAGCAGATGGACAAAGTGCGTCAATCAGATATTCCTATCAGCGTGAGAGAGGCGGCGCGGCAACTGGAGGTGCATCGGCGACAACTCTACCGTATCGACAATGCGAAGGCGGGCGTCATCGCGGCAAAGTGGACAGCACAACAGCGCGGCCGTAGCGAGGTACACCGACTTGAAGCTGGGAAAGCGATCGAAGCGGCAGTCGAGGACATTCTCGCGACAGGGAGAGCACCGAATCTACGCGAGCTGCAGCAGCTCGTTCCTCGCGAGGTTCTTGGCGGTGTTCGTGGAGTGTTCGCGATGATCCAGGAGGGGACACGGAAAATCGAGGAGTCGAAGTCCGCAACATTGCCATGA
- a CDS encoding AAA family ATPase, translating into MQIINKIAAWAAEQPAWIDDAVRRLMAGKLTDKDLHELAALAKAEHGLADPNHPVPKRLDPEVMPVAGNDGRDVSLKALRSPQHLNAIDPGQALTFEAAGLTVVYGYNGSGKSGYARALKMACRARNVENILPDVYAASKGPASSGAVFDWNEGQTAQSQAWIVGTVPPAPLSQISVFDAHCARVFVDSQAKVLFVPDGMEVIHGLSDALGAIQRLIEIDRKSNVFDHSQLASLAGTTVVGRAHAQLGRKSDVEALKKLAVLSDEEEAERQVLSKLLKEADPVKLAAAIRRTATRLGSLRNELAALEAPLSDKATGHLADAFVVMVAMEAASKLAAEALEADGATVAGTGTEPWEILMRSAIKYATEVAYPGHAFPGPEHDAHCVLCQQPLTEEANGRLKSFFQFLQADAQKKAIEAREVSKRLYLAIKALNFGAFPADPALFEELQENHPALETAIREYVAALTRRQASVAAMTPNRKLDPLQALPASPFAMLDELISKQLREAARLEKALTPQERELKTKLLADFDARAKLAEMLPKVLEAIDWHKRDNSFGEAIKGCSTRTVTSKISELYEAHVTEELRKAFAQELADLGLSRLDVALEMTGQKGARMQQLKLRTSSQYARAKASDILSEGEQRVIAMALFLAEVGIEPGRSGLIFDDPVSSLDHMRRERIAKRLVLEAKRRQIIVFTHDLAFPWALKDFAEDNGVSVADRHIYAAGPRKGICQDGLPFEGKKLTARVNDLLEQAKRARKVLEEEHNNELYNDIVRNCYRRMRDTWELLIEEHLFAGTVKRFRRAVETSKLRYVSVGDAEASAVFNGMTRCSNFTHEGGAEAPPALPDPDEFLSDIEALAAALKMIDENKKETEKRRLEAGLATQ; encoded by the coding sequence ATGCAAATAATTAATAAGATTGCGGCGTGGGCTGCCGAACAGCCGGCGTGGATTGACGACGCGGTGCGTCGGTTGATGGCTGGCAAGTTGACCGATAAGGATCTGCATGAGCTAGCTGCCCTGGCAAAGGCGGAGCACGGGTTGGCCGACCCGAATCACCCGGTTCCCAAGCGACTCGACCCGGAGGTAATGCCTGTCGCTGGGAACGACGGCAGAGACGTGAGCCTGAAGGCATTGCGGTCGCCGCAGCACTTGAATGCGATCGACCCCGGCCAAGCGCTGACGTTCGAAGCGGCCGGTTTGACCGTCGTTTATGGTTACAACGGTTCAGGTAAGTCAGGCTATGCGCGGGCTTTAAAGATGGCCTGCCGGGCGCGCAATGTCGAAAACATACTTCCCGATGTGTACGCCGCATCGAAAGGTCCCGCATCTTCGGGCGCTGTCTTCGATTGGAATGAAGGGCAAACCGCCCAGTCACAAGCGTGGATCGTCGGGACGGTTCCACCGGCACCCCTCTCGCAAATCTCTGTCTTCGACGCACACTGCGCTCGCGTATTCGTGGATAGCCAAGCAAAGGTTCTCTTTGTTCCAGATGGGATGGAGGTCATCCATGGACTGTCCGACGCGCTGGGTGCCATCCAGCGGCTGATAGAAATTGACAGGAAGAGCAACGTCTTCGACCACTCTCAGCTTGCCTCGCTGGCCGGAACAACCGTCGTCGGTCGAGCTCACGCGCAGCTTGGCCGAAAAAGCGATGTGGAAGCACTGAAGAAGCTCGCTGTGCTGTCGGATGAAGAGGAGGCCGAGCGACAGGTGCTCTCCAAGCTTCTGAAAGAAGCTGATCCGGTGAAACTCGCGGCCGCCATCCGTCGCACCGCGACGCGGCTTGGAAGTCTTCGCAATGAGCTCGCAGCGCTTGAGGCGCCATTGTCGGACAAGGCTACTGGTCATTTGGCCGATGCCTTTGTCGTCATGGTTGCGATGGAAGCTGCGTCGAAACTGGCGGCAGAGGCGCTTGAGGCCGATGGAGCGACGGTTGCTGGGACTGGCACCGAGCCTTGGGAGATCTTGATGCGCAGCGCTATCAAGTACGCGACGGAAGTCGCTTATCCTGGGCATGCGTTTCCGGGGCCCGAGCACGACGCCCACTGCGTTCTCTGTCAGCAGCCGCTTACCGAAGAAGCAAACGGTAGGCTGAAGTCCTTTTTTCAATTTTTGCAGGCCGACGCGCAGAAGAAGGCCATCGAGGCACGAGAGGTCTCAAAGAGGCTTTACTTGGCCATCAAGGCGCTCAATTTTGGCGCTTTCCCGGCGGACCCGGCGCTCTTCGAAGAGCTTCAGGAAAATCATCCGGCACTGGAGACCGCCATCCGCGAGTATGTGGCAGCGCTGACGCGTCGTCAGGCGAGCGTCGCAGCCATGACGCCGAACCGCAAGTTGGATCCCCTCCAAGCGTTGCCTGCGTCACCTTTCGCAATGCTGGACGAATTGATCAGCAAACAACTTCGAGAAGCTGCTCGACTCGAGAAAGCGCTGACGCCGCAAGAACGCGAACTGAAGACCAAGCTGCTTGCCGACTTCGACGCCAGGGCCAAGCTTGCGGAAATGTTGCCGAAGGTTCTTGAGGCCATAGATTGGCACAAGCGCGACAATTCGTTCGGCGAGGCCATTAAGGGATGCAGTACGCGGACGGTCACTAGCAAGATCAGCGAGTTGTATGAAGCGCACGTCACCGAAGAGCTGCGGAAAGCTTTTGCTCAGGAGCTCGCGGACCTTGGTCTCAGCAGGCTGGACGTTGCCTTGGAGATGACCGGGCAGAAGGGCGCTCGCATGCAACAGCTGAAGCTCCGAACTTCGTCCCAGTACGCCCGTGCGAAGGCGTCAGACATCCTAAGCGAGGGCGAGCAGCGGGTCATCGCCATGGCGCTGTTCTTGGCGGAGGTCGGCATTGAGCCCGGCCGGTCGGGGTTGATTTTCGATGACCCGGTATCATCCCTTGACCATATGCGTCGCGAGAGAATCGCTAAGCGCCTGGTTCTTGAGGCGAAGCGGCGCCAAATCATCGTGTTCACGCACGACCTGGCCTTTCCGTGGGCGCTGAAGGATTTCGCTGAAGACAATGGAGTTAGCGTAGCAGATCGACACATCTACGCTGCGGGCCCCAGGAAGGGCATCTGCCAAGACGGCTTGCCCTTCGAGGGAAAGAAGTTGACCGCGCGGGTTAACGACCTTCTTGAGCAAGCAAAGCGCGCGAGGAAGGTGCTGGAGGAAGAGCACAACAACGAGCTTTACAACGACATCGTGCGTAATTGCTACAGGCGAATGCGGGACACATGGGAACTGCTCATCGAGGAGCACCTTTTTGCAGGCACCGTGAAGCGATTCAGACGCGCCGTTGAAACCTCCAAGCTGCGGTATGTATCTGTTGGCGACGCGGAAGCCAGCGCAGTGTTCAATGGGATGACTCGGTGCTCTAACTTCACCCATGAAGGAGGAGCCGAGGCACCGCCGGCGCTCCCTGACCCCGATGAGTTCCTTTCTGACATCGAGGCGCTCGCGGCTGCTTTGAAGATGATCGATGAGAATAAGAAGGAAACCGAGAAGCGCCGGCTCGAAGCAGGACTGGCAACGCAGTAG